In Thermococcus chitonophagus, the genomic stretch GGGAAGCTCACCCAATGAGGAGGCCAAAGATTGCGAAAGTCACAATTAACATAGGCGTTGGAGAGAGCGGTGAGAGGCTTACAAAGGCCGAGAAGATGCTTGAGCAATTGGTTGGTCAGAAGCCAATAAGGAGGAAGGCCAAGAAGACAAACAGGGACTTCGGAATTAGAAGGGGAGAACCAATCGCCGTCAAAGTAACCCTGAGAGGCCCAAAGGCCTATGAGATGCTCAAGAGGCTCCTTGCGGCCGTTGACAACAAGCTTAAAGCTTCAAGCTTTGATGAGCACGGTAACGTCTGCTTTGGTATAGAGGAGCACATCAACATCCCTGGGGTTGAGTACGATCCTGAGATCGGTATCTTCGGTATGGACGTTTGCGTTACCCTAGAGAGGCCCGGCTTTAGGGTCGCAAGGAGGAAGAGGAAGAGGGCTAAGATACCCACAAGGCACAAGCTCACGAAGGAAGAGGGTATGGTTTACATGATGGAAGAGTTTGGAGTTGAGATTGTGGAGGGATGATGCATGGCGAAGGCTGACTATAATAAGAGGAAGCCGAGAAAGTTTGGAAAGGGAGCGAGAAGATGTATTAGGTGTGGCCAGTACGGCCCGATAATTAGGATTCATGGTTTAATGCTCTGTAGGCACTGCTTTAGAGAGGTAGCTCCAAAGCTTGGCTTCAGGAAGTATGAGTGAGGTGAGAAAAGATGACGCTACTTGACCCCTTGGCAAACGCTCTCTCTCATATAACCAACAGCGAGAGGGTCGGAAAGAGAGAGGTCTACATAAAGCCAGCCTCAAAGCTTATCGGCGAGGTACTTAGGGTCATGCAGAAGTACGGCTACATTGGCGAGTTCGAGTTCATTGACGATGGAAGGGCTGGAGTTTACAGGGTTCAGCTCCTTGGCAGGATAAACAAGGCTGGTGCAATAAAGCCAAGGTTTCCAGTGAAGGTTTCGGAGTTCGAGAAGTGGGAGAAGAGATTCCTTCCAGCATTCGAGTTTGGAATACTCATCGTTTCCACATCCCAAGGAGTTATGAGCCACAAAGAGGCTATAGAGAAGGGAATTGGCGGGAGATTGATAGCTTACGTCTACTGAGGTGAGAGGAATGCCAGTCGATGCATGGGTTAGGGAAGAGGTTGAAATACCAGAGGGTGTCGAGGTCACGGTTCAAGATAACGTTGTAAAGGTTAAAGGACCCAAGGGAGAGCTTGAGAGGAAGTTCTTCTGGCCAGGGGTGCAGATATTCACCGAGGACGGTAAGGTGGTAATCTACAAAGACTTCCCAAGGAGAAAGGATATAGCCATAGTGAGAACGTTCAAGGCTCACATAAACAACATGATCAAGGGTGTCACAGAGGGCTTCACGTACAAGCTTAAGGTAGTTTACAGCCACTTCCCGATCACCGTCAAGGTTCAGGGTGACGAAGTTATAATCGAGAACTTCCTCGGTGAGAAGGCTCCCAGGAAGGCTAAGATACTTCCTGGGGTCACTGTTAAGGTTAAGGGTCAGGAGATCATCGTCGAGGGCATTGACAAAGAAGCAGTTGGTCAGACCGCGGCAAACATTGAGCAGGCGACTAGGATTACCAAGTGGGATAGGAGAGTATTCCAGGACGGTATATACATCGTTGAGAAGGCTGGAAAGCCCATAACATTCTGAGGTGAGAATAAATGGACGAGAAGGAGTTTAAGAGGCTCCTCCGTGTGAGGGCGAGGCTCAAGAGGAAGAAGCCCAAGTTCCTCAGGCAGGAGTGGTGGAGGTACCCCAAGTTCAAGAACGATCCCAAGTGGAGGAGGCCCAAGGGCATAGACAGCAAGATGAGGCTCAAGCTCAAGGGCAAGCCAAGATCACCAAGCATTGGATGGAGCTCCCCAAGGCTCGTTAGGGGACTGCACCCAAGTGGCTACGAGGAAGTCCTCGTCCACAACGTTAAGGAACTCGAAAAGCTTGATCCAAAGAGGCAGGCTGCAAGGATAGCCCACACCGTTGGAAGGAAGAAGAGGATTGAGATACTTAAGAGGGCCGAGGAGCTTGGAATTAAGGTGCTAAACCCAAGATTGTGAGGTGGTAACATGAACACCCTCAAGATGCAGAGGAGAATTGCGGCTGAGCTGTTAAAATGTGGCGAGAACAGGATATGGATTGATCCCGAGAGAGTTGATGATGTAGCCTCAGCTATAACTAGGGAAGACATAAGGAGGCTCATTAAGGAGGGAGTAATTAGGAAGAAGCCCGTCAAAGGGCAGAGCAGATACAGGGCAAGAATAAGGCATGAGCAGAAGAAGAAAGGAAGGCACAGGGGCCCAGGAAGCAGGAAGGGTAAGAAGACGGCAAGGATGGGTAAGAAGGAGCTCTGGATCAAGACTATAAGGGCCCTCAGAAAGGAGCTCAGGACGCTCAAGGAGCAGAAGAAGATAGACAGGAAGACTTACAGGATGCTCTACATCAGGGCCAAGGGTGGACAGTTCAAGAGCAAGCACCAGTTGTACCTGTTCCTTGAAGAGCGCGGTCTTTTGAAGAAGTGAGGTGAGAGAAATGGCTCACGGTCCTAGGTATAGGGTTCCATTCAGGAGGAGGAGAGAGGGTAAGACAAACTACAGGAAGAGGCTCAAGCTACTTAAATCTGGAAAGCCAAGGCTCGTCGTTAGGAAGAGTCTCAACCACCACATAGCTCAGATAATAGTTTACGACCCCAAGGGAGATAGAACACTAGTTTCAGCTCACACTAGGGAACTAATAAGGGACTTTGGCTGGAAGGGCCACTGCGGTAATACCCCTTCGGCCTACCTCTTGGGCCTGCTTATAGGTTACAAGGCAAAGAAGGCCGGAATTGAGGAAGCAATACTTGACATAGGCCTCCACCCACCTATTAGGGGTAGTTCAATATTTGCCGTACTCAAGGGAGCCGTTGATGCTGGTTTAAACGTTCCTCACAGCCCAGAAATATTCCCTGAGGACTACAGGATAAGGGGAGAGCACATTGCCAACTATGCTAAGATGCTTAAGGAGCAGGATGAGGAGAGGTTTAGGAGGCAGTTTGGGGGTTACCTTGAGAAGGGTTTGGATCCTGAGAAGCTCCCCGAGCACTTTGAAGAGGTAAAGGCGAGAATTATTGGGAAGTTTGAAGGTGAGGGGGCGAGAGAATGAGCCAGGAGTGGAAGGAGTACGCAAAGAGGGTTTTGGATGAGTGGGAGCCAAAGACCAAGCTTGGAATGCTCGTTAAAGAGGGTCAGATAACTGACATTCATGAGATATTCAGAAAGGGTTACCAGATAAAGGAGCCCGAGATAATTGATGTGCTACTTCCAGAGGTAAACGCAAGGGAGAACCAGGAGATACTCGACATAGCTCTAACGGTTAGAATGACCGACAGCGGTAGGAGGGTCAGGTTCAGGGTTCTTGCTGCAGTAGGAAACAGGGACGGTTACGTTGGCCTTGGAATTGGTCACGGTAGGGAAGTTGGAATTGCAATAAGGAAGGCTATAAACTACGCAAAGCTCAACATAATTGAGATCAAGAGGGGCTGTGGCTCTTGGGAGTGCAGGTGCAGGAGGCCCCACTCGGTGCCATTTACCGTTGAGGGTAAGGAAGGTAGCGTTAGGGTTAAGCTCATCCCAGGACCAAGAGGTCTCGGTCTCGTCATAGGTGACGTCGGTAAGAAGATCCTGAGGCTCGCAGGCATTCAAGACGTGTGGTCCCAGACCCTTGGTGAGACCAGAACGACAGTCAACTTCGCTAAGGCGGTATTCAATGCCCTTTACAACACGAACAGGGTCGTCATAACCCCTGAGATGATAGAGAGGTACGGAATAGTCGTTGGAAGGGCAATGCCCGCAAGCTTTACCCTGGAGTGAGGTGAGCAGGGATGGCAAAGCTCGCAGTAATAAGGATCAGGGGTAGGGTTAACGTTAAGAGGCCAGTTAGGGATACCCTCGCAATGCTTCGCCTTCACAGGGTTAACCACTGTGTCATCGTCGATGACACTCCAAGCTATCTAGGCATGCTACAGAAGGCCAAGGACTACATCACGTGGGGCGAGATAAATGCTGAAACCCTTGCAAAGCTGATCAGAAAGAGGGGCAGGCTAATTGGAAACAAGCCGGTAACAGATGAATACGTCAAGGAGAAGCTTGGTATGACGATAGAGGAGTTTGCACAGAAGGTTGTAAATGGTGAGATGAGCCTCAAGGATCTCCCTAACCTTAAGCCAGTCTTCAGACTGCACCCGCCAAGAGGCGGCTTCAGGGGAAGCAAGAAGCGCTCCTTTAAGGAAGGAGGGGCCCTTGGCTACAGAGGCGAGAAGATAAACGACCTCATTGAGAGAATGCTCTGAGGTGGGTGAGATGATTAGGAGGAGAAAGAAGGTTAGGAAGCTTAGAGGCAGTCACACTCACGGATGGGGATGTAAGAAGAAGCACAGGGGCGGCGGAAGCAAGGGCGGTAGAGGAATGGCCGGTACTGGTAAGAGAAACAAGAGCAAGTGGACTTGGACGATTAAGTACGCTCCAGACCACCTAGGCAAGAGGGGCTTTTCAAGACCTCCAGAGGTTCAGAGGGAAGTAAGGATTGTGAACCTCAAGTTCATTGACGAGCACTTGGATGAGCTTATGCAGATGGGCATAGCCTATGAGGAGGAGGGTAAAATAGTCGTTGATACCACTCAGTTTGCCGATAAAGTCTTGGGTACTGGTAAGCTTACTAGGCCTCTCATTATAAAGGCAAAGGCCTTCTCCCCCAAGGCTGAGGAGAAAATTAAGGCTGCAGGGGGAGAGGCCGTTCTCGTTTGAATTCCTTTATTTTTTGCACAATTTTCATAAAAGGGCAATGGTGTTGGACCATGGGGGCTAGGGACATAGTTTATGCCTTGGAGAAATGGTTTCCAGAAGTTGAAAGGCCAAAGAGACACGTTCCATTAAAGGAGAAGTTCATGTGGACGGGACTTGCACTAATACTGTACTACGTTTTAGCTGAAATCCCTGTTTATGGAATTCCAAAGCAGATACAGGATTACTTCCAGTTCCTTAGAGTGGTCCTCGCTGGTAGAAATGGTTCTCTCCTGACCCTGGGAATAGGGCCTATAGTCACGGCAGGTATAATCCTTCAGCTGTTAGTTGGTTCTGAAATAATAAAGCTCGACCTTGCAGATCCAGAAGATAGAAGGTTTTACCAAGCGCTTCAGAGGGTATTCTCGGTGTTCATGTGCTTCTTTGAGGCGGCAATCTGGGTGCTTGGTGGGGCCTTCGGTAGAGTCGGAATAGATGTCACTCATGCTATAGCTGTCCTCATGATTCTCCAGCTCGCAATGGGTGGTGTTGTGTTAATAATCCTGGATGAGCTTGTGAGTAAGTGGGGTATTGGAAGCGGTATAAGCCTATTTATAGCGGCTGGAGTTTCTCAGAGGATACTTACGAGGAGTCTTAATCCTCTGACCGATCCAAACATAGTTGATCCGCTGACGGGCAAGCCTGCTATTGTTGGTGCTATTCCATACTTCATTCAGCACATCCTAAAGGGAGATCTGTGGGGGGCCATTTACAGAGGTGGAACAGCACCGGACATGCTTGCAGTTATAGCAACGATAATAGTCTTCCTTGTAGTCGTGTACTTTGAGAGCATGCGCGTTGAGATCCCCTTGGGGTATAGGGGAGTGACGATTAGAGGAAGGTATCCGATAAGGTTCCTGTACGTCAGCAACATACCAATAATCTTGACATTCGCGCTCTATGCAAACATTCAGCTCTGGGCTAGGTTGTTGTATAGGTACGGACATCCTTGGCTTGGGACATTTGATCCTAACACGGGTAATCCAATAAGTGGTTTCGTTCTATATGTAATACCCCCAAGGAGTATATTTACTGTGATAGACAATCCAGTAAGGGCACTGGTGTACCTGTTAATGACAGTAGCTTTTAGCCTGCTATTTGGGTTCCTGTGGGTTGAACTTACAGGTCTTGACGCGAAATCAATTGCAAGACAGCTACAGAGGGCAGGTCTTCAGATCCCAGGGTTCAGGAGAGATCCAAGGACCCTTGAGAGAGTATTGCAGAAGTATATACCTTACGTCACTTTTTGGGGCTCACTAACTGTGGCACTAATAGCCGTGCTCGCGGACTTCCTGGGGGCTTTGGGAACTGGAACCGGAATACTCCTAACAGTCGGTATTATCTATAGGTTCTACGAGGAGATAGCCAGAGAGCAGATCAGCGAGATGTTCCCAGCACTAAGAAAGTTCTTTACTTCCTAACTTCTCCTTTCTTCCAAAATAATTTTAAACACCCTTCTACTTTCTACCTTGGGGGTGTTGAATGCCATTCGTTGTAATCATTACTGGAATACCTGGGGTAG encodes the following:
- a CDS encoding 30S ribosomal protein S8, producing MTLLDPLANALSHITNSERVGKREVYIKPASKLIGEVLRVMQKYGYIGEFEFIDDGRAGVYRVQLLGRINKAGAIKPRFPVKVSEFEKWEKRFLPAFEFGILIVSTSQGVMSHKEAIEKGIGGRLIAYVY
- a CDS encoding 30S ribosomal protein S14, whose amino-acid sequence is MAKADYNKRKPRKFGKGARRCIRCGQYGPIIRIHGLMLCRHCFREVAPKLGFRKYE
- the rpsE gene encoding 30S ribosomal protein S5 codes for the protein MSQEWKEYAKRVLDEWEPKTKLGMLVKEGQITDIHEIFRKGYQIKEPEIIDVLLPEVNARENQEILDIALTVRMTDSGRRVRFRVLAAVGNRDGYVGLGIGHGREVGIAIRKAINYAKLNIIEIKRGCGSWECRCRRPHSVPFTVEGKEGSVRVKLIPGPRGLGLVIGDVGKKILRLAGIQDVWSQTLGETRTTVNFAKAVFNALYNTNRVVITPEMIERYGIVVGRAMPASFTLE
- the secY gene encoding preprotein translocase subunit SecY, translating into MGARDIVYALEKWFPEVERPKRHVPLKEKFMWTGLALILYYVLAEIPVYGIPKQIQDYFQFLRVVLAGRNGSLLTLGIGPIVTAGIILQLLVGSEIIKLDLADPEDRRFYQALQRVFSVFMCFFEAAIWVLGGAFGRVGIDVTHAIAVLMILQLAMGGVVLIILDELVSKWGIGSGISLFIAAGVSQRILTRSLNPLTDPNIVDPLTGKPAIVGAIPYFIQHILKGDLWGAIYRGGTAPDMLAVIATIIVFLVVVYFESMRVEIPLGYRGVTIRGRYPIRFLYVSNIPIILTFALYANIQLWARLLYRYGHPWLGTFDPNTGNPISGFVLYVIPPRSIFTVIDNPVRALVYLLMTVAFSLLFGFLWVELTGLDAKSIARQLQRAGLQIPGFRRDPRTLERVLQKYIPYVTFWGSLTVALIAVLADFLGALGTGTGILLTVGIIYRFYEEIAREQISEMFPALRKFFTS
- a CDS encoding uL15m family ribosomal protein; the encoded protein is MIRRRKKVRKLRGSHTHGWGCKKKHRGGGSKGGRGMAGTGKRNKSKWTWTIKYAPDHLGKRGFSRPPEVQREVRIVNLKFIDEHLDELMQMGIAYEEEGKIVVDTTQFADKVLGTGKLTRPLIIKAKAFSPKAEEKIKAAGGEAVLV
- a CDS encoding 50S ribosomal protein L5, translating into MAITIPNREEILADWEAHPMRRPKIAKVTINIGVGESGERLTKAEKMLEQLVGQKPIRRKAKKTNRDFGIRRGEPIAVKVTLRGPKAYEMLKRLLAAVDNKLKASSFDEHGNVCFGIEEHINIPGVEYDPEIGIFGMDVCVTLERPGFRVARRKRKRAKIPTRHKLTKEEGMVYMMEEFGVEIVEG
- a CDS encoding 50S ribosomal protein L18 — translated: MAHGPRYRVPFRRRREGKTNYRKRLKLLKSGKPRLVVRKSLNHHIAQIIVYDPKGDRTLVSAHTRELIRDFGWKGHCGNTPSAYLLGLLIGYKAKKAGIEEAILDIGLHPPIRGSSIFAVLKGAVDAGLNVPHSPEIFPEDYRIRGEHIANYAKMLKEQDEERFRRQFGGYLEKGLDPEKLPEHFEEVKARIIGKFEGEGARE
- a CDS encoding 50S ribosomal protein L6; this encodes MPVDAWVREEVEIPEGVEVTVQDNVVKVKGPKGELERKFFWPGVQIFTEDGKVVIYKDFPRRKDIAIVRTFKAHINNMIKGVTEGFTYKLKVVYSHFPITVKVQGDEVIIENFLGEKAPRKAKILPGVTVKVKGQEIIVEGIDKEAVGQTAANIEQATRITKWDRRVFQDGIYIVEKAGKPITF
- a CDS encoding 50S ribosomal protein L32e, with the translated sequence MDEKEFKRLLRVRARLKRKKPKFLRQEWWRYPKFKNDPKWRRPKGIDSKMRLKLKGKPRSPSIGWSSPRLVRGLHPSGYEEVLVHNVKELEKLDPKRQAARIAHTVGRKKRIEILKRAEELGIKVLNPRL
- a CDS encoding 50S ribosomal protein L19e; its protein translation is MNTLKMQRRIAAELLKCGENRIWIDPERVDDVASAITREDIRRLIKEGVIRKKPVKGQSRYRARIRHEQKKKGRHRGPGSRKGKKTARMGKKELWIKTIRALRKELRTLKEQKKIDRKTYRMLYIRAKGGQFKSKHQLYLFLEERGLLKK
- a CDS encoding 50S ribosomal protein L30, which codes for MAKLAVIRIRGRVNVKRPVRDTLAMLRLHRVNHCVIVDDTPSYLGMLQKAKDYITWGEINAETLAKLIRKRGRLIGNKPVTDEYVKEKLGMTIEEFAQKVVNGEMSLKDLPNLKPVFRLHPPRGGFRGSKKRSFKEGGALGYRGEKINDLIERML